A genomic window from Pseudovibrio sp. Tun.PSC04-5.I4 includes:
- a CDS encoding AAA family ATPase produces the protein MTELIESEVMLLPEGSLESTVYSDLTNLQRVTQITAEHARAPHKEKLLRHFTPKEAIQYLGMASTSQLAQFADKIGLELVRDASGRYRQYTLSDLNAVRQFLSAKHGETTTRALKFNPRRRTGDELSIIACANFKGGSAKTTTSVHLAHYLALKGYRVLVLDLDQQSSACSMFGVDPVLEPEDNLLGSALRYEDPCPIEQVIRPTYFEGIDLAFGGQWISEWEQDTPRVITEAKYHADYARQQLELIEEELDEDSIPAARLAELEDFRSQHLITLEDATEKKLYFQRLRKVLGPIEHNYDVVICDTSPTINFLSQATIGAADHLLITVHPEWLDIKSMEQYLTALFRHLSDLRLAAESVGLNAAYVGRTLNYLITRHDPYDVTEKNIADMMRAYLSGVLDNVMVKSSAISEAGLSEQSIYEADRKDFTAKTYDRAKSAMDDVNSEIEQIMLKRWGRV, from the coding sequence ATGACAGAATTGATTGAGTCCGAAGTTATGCTTCTTCCAGAAGGAAGTTTGGAGAGCACAGTTTATTCTGACCTAACTAACCTACAAAGGGTTACGCAGATTACCGCTGAACATGCGCGCGCTCCACATAAAGAAAAATTACTTCGTCACTTCACTCCTAAAGAGGCTATTCAGTATCTTGGAATGGCGTCAACCAGCCAGCTAGCTCAATTTGCTGATAAAATAGGACTTGAGTTGGTGCGAGATGCCAGTGGGCGTTATCGCCAGTATACACTCAGTGATCTGAATGCCGTGCGACAATTTTTGAGTGCAAAGCACGGGGAAACAACAACTCGGGCGCTCAAGTTTAATCCGCGTAGACGAACGGGTGACGAACTCTCGATTATCGCCTGTGCAAACTTCAAAGGCGGATCTGCAAAGACCACAACCTCGGTACATCTGGCTCATTACCTCGCACTCAAAGGCTATCGCGTTCTGGTACTAGACTTGGACCAGCAGTCGTCAGCGTGTTCGATGTTTGGGGTCGATCCTGTTCTAGAGCCTGAAGACAATCTGCTAGGTAGCGCTCTTCGGTATGAAGATCCATGTCCGATTGAACAGGTTATTCGGCCTACATATTTCGAAGGGATCGATTTGGCGTTTGGTGGTCAATGGATTTCTGAATGGGAACAAGATACTCCTCGCGTCATAACAGAGGCAAAGTACCATGCGGACTACGCTCGCCAGCAGCTTGAGCTAATCGAAGAAGAACTAGATGAAGATTCAATTCCAGCTGCGCGATTGGCTGAATTGGAAGATTTTCGAAGCCAGCACCTTATCACATTGGAAGATGCTACAGAGAAAAAGCTATACTTTCAGCGATTGAGAAAGGTTCTTGGACCAATTGAGCACAACTATGATGTGGTTATCTGTGACACGAGCCCAACGATTAACTTCCTTTCCCAAGCCACGATTGGTGCAGCCGACCACCTTTTGATTACAGTTCACCCAGAATGGCTTGATATCAAATCAATGGAACAATATTTGACTGCGCTGTTCAGGCACCTATCCGATCTGCGTTTGGCAGCGGAAAGCGTCGGTTTGAATGCAGCCTATGTGGGCCGGACGTTAAACTATCTCATCACTCGCCATGACCCGTATGATGTTACCGAAAAGAACATTGCGGACATGATGCGAGCCTACTTGTCTGGTGTGCTCGATAACGTAATGGTCAAGTCATCAGCAATCTCGGAGGCTGGACTTTCGGAGCAATCTATCTATGAGGCGGATCGTAAGGATTTTACTGCGAAAACCTATGATCGTGCAAAATCCGCAATGGATGATGTGAACTCAGAGATTGAGCAAATTATGTTGAAACGCTGGGGGCGTGTCTGA
- the repB gene encoding plasmid partitioning protein RepB: MAKKSKMFSENLAKGMQEPTKMPATMTRSSLEQTFGKTPAKGAGRGIEDLSKAVAEVVSHRASKRDIQRLEPSKCEPSFIRDRMNEENDEEFQTLKQAIDKVGQQSPILVRPHPVNRDVYQIAYGHRRWRACAELDIAVNAVVKELTDEQLLISQGQENHERKNLSFIETAMFAEAMRKDYHSGVIMEALGIGKSTLSQHQSVTRAISPAIIRAIGPAPKTGRPKWTTLAKQFGAEPLKCKNIVQGLSTGATWVGSSSDQKFDSVMEAIAKGQKASAQKIANTPVEASDGTCVVTVSKSNTGAKFSWQGETGRDFSLFVADRMQELLADFEKSKETER; the protein is encoded by the coding sequence ATGGCTAAGAAGTCGAAGATGTTTAGTGAAAACTTGGCTAAAGGCATGCAAGAACCTACCAAAATGCCTGCCACTATGACACGTTCTTCGTTAGAGCAAACTTTCGGAAAAACCCCTGCAAAGGGCGCGGGACGCGGGATCGAAGATTTAAGTAAAGCCGTTGCGGAAGTCGTAAGTCATCGTGCGTCTAAGCGCGATATTCAACGTCTTGAGCCTAGCAAATGCGAACCCTCATTCATCCGAGATCGCATGAATGAGGAGAACGACGAAGAATTTCAAACGCTCAAGCAGGCTATTGATAAAGTTGGGCAACAGTCGCCTATCTTGGTTCGACCACACCCAGTAAACCGTGATGTTTATCAAATTGCTTATGGGCATAGACGTTGGCGTGCCTGTGCTGAGCTTGACATTGCCGTGAACGCGGTAGTCAAGGAACTTACTGATGAACAGCTATTAATCTCTCAAGGGCAGGAAAATCATGAGCGTAAGAACCTTTCGTTCATTGAGACAGCAATGTTTGCTGAGGCAATGCGAAAGGATTATCATAGTGGCGTGATCATGGAAGCGCTTGGGATAGGTAAGTCCACTTTGTCGCAACACCAAAGTGTTACACGAGCAATTTCGCCAGCGATAATCAGAGCTATCGGGCCTGCTCCTAAGACTGGCAGACCTAAATGGACGACACTTGCTAAGCAATTTGGCGCGGAACCGTTGAAATGCAAAAACATCGTTCAAGGTTTAAGTACAGGGGCAACATGGGTAGGTTCTTCTTCCGACCAGAAATTTGACTCGGTGATGGAAGCTATAGCAAAGGGGCAAAAAGCCTCTGCGCAGAAAATCGCAAATACTCCCGTTGAAGCATCAGATGGAACCTGTGTGGTCACGGTCAGCAAGTCGAATACGGGTGCAAAGTTCTCTTGGCAAGGTGAGACTGGCCGCGATTTTAGTTTGTTTGTGGCAGATCGAATGCAAGAACTGTTAGCGGACTTCGAAAAATCAAAGGAAACTGAGCGATGA
- the repC gene encoding plasmid replication protein RepC, which yields MLHTKTIPSFRKLNAAALASQQLASSPLSGQVSKSSLSQVVKRVCPALGVTGTAYHVLDILLGLVKEKDLDEGRSPVVAISNNKLANYVCRSERSIIRAVKKLVEVGFLAYRDSGNGRRFVNSQGEAYGLDLTPACKRLPELRQQAEAYKAQLDAERALKRRSKGLARAINDACAELLEQGKHTQASELHQRAIAIMESSQNLSNKTNFLEDLYEEVLSVTAIEFAQCEIEQVEHGEPVEPVGNSNRIRKEEGRENGISIEALARALPMAVENVIRPIRSWNDLRMEAETLRVAIGLSEHAWKKAIQELGLNLSAACLAVVVEKVLREPDRLSRPAGYFNGMVAKARLGELNLNRTVWSLACNH from the coding sequence ATGCTACACACAAAGACAATTCCTAGTTTTCGCAAGCTGAATGCTGCGGCGCTGGCAAGCCAGCAGCTTGCTAGTTCCCCCCTCTCAGGTCAGGTCAGCAAGTCATCGCTTTCGCAGGTCGTTAAGCGAGTATGCCCTGCCCTGGGTGTTACTGGGACAGCCTATCACGTGCTTGATATTCTCTTAGGTCTCGTGAAAGAAAAGGATCTGGATGAAGGTCGTTCTCCTGTTGTCGCGATTTCAAATAACAAGCTGGCAAATTATGTTTGTCGCAGCGAGCGTTCCATCATTCGTGCCGTCAAGAAGCTGGTTGAAGTTGGATTTCTTGCCTATCGGGATAGTGGGAATGGACGCCGGTTTGTAAACAGTCAAGGCGAAGCATATGGATTGGATCTCACTCCAGCATGTAAGAGACTACCAGAGTTGCGACAGCAAGCTGAAGCCTACAAAGCTCAACTCGATGCCGAGCGAGCTTTGAAACGCAGAAGCAAAGGATTGGCGCGGGCCATCAACGATGCCTGTGCTGAACTTTTAGAGCAAGGCAAACATACTCAGGCGAGTGAACTTCACCAACGTGCTATCGCGATCATGGAGTCTTCTCAAAATCTTTCCAATAAAACCAATTTCCTTGAGGATCTTTATGAAGAGGTGCTGAGCGTTACTGCCATAGAGTTTGCCCAATGCGAAATAGAGCAGGTTGAGCATGGCGAACCTGTTGAACCGGTTGGGAATTCTAATAGAATTAGAAAGGAGGAAGGCCGAGAGAACGGAATTTCCATTGAAGCACTGGCGCGTGCGCTGCCAATGGCTGTTGAGAACGTTATCCGCCCGATCCGAAGCTGGAACGATTTGAGGATGGAGGCGGAGACCCTACGCGTTGCAATAGGCTTAAGCGAACACGCTTGGAAAAAAGCAATTCAAGAACTCGGGTTGAACCTTTCAGCTGCTTGCCTTGCCGTGGTCGTTGAGAAAGTACTTCGCGAACCAGACAGATTGAGCAGGCCTGCTGGATACTTCAATGGCATGGTTGCCAAAGCGCGACTAGGCGAGCTCAATCTCAATAGGACAGTCTGGAGTCTAGCCTGTAACCACTAA
- a CDS encoding IS5 family transposase, whose protein sequence is MKIHFMPFKANADRRHKFAKAKYKVTNWSKYNESLRRRGDVTVWIEESAAKAWFAPENQRRGRPAKFSELAIETCLQIRVVFGLALRQTQGFVRSVFHLMELVLPVPDFSTLSRRADGLKLSNPKPRTNSEPVELVIDSTGVKIFGAGEWQETKHGTRIKRRTWRKLHLGLDLNTGEIVCSELTEDNVGDPTVVPDLLDQIEDTVATFLGDGAYDGAPVRQELADRFEGIEVIIPPPKTAIPGSQATTTPTARNRDILAIQKNGRMSWQKQTGYGRRSRGETLMGRFKQVIGTTLRSRKLNNQRTEAKLGVAVLNTMTALGRATFEKVSA, encoded by the coding sequence GTGAAGATTCACTTTATGCCGTTTAAAGCCAATGCCGATCGCCGACATAAGTTTGCCAAAGCCAAATACAAAGTGACGAACTGGTCGAAGTATAATGAAAGCTTGCGTCGTCGCGGTGATGTCACGGTTTGGATTGAAGAGAGCGCTGCCAAGGCTTGGTTTGCACCCGAGAACCAACGACGTGGACGGCCCGCCAAGTTTTCAGAGCTTGCCATTGAAACCTGTTTGCAGATCCGGGTCGTATTCGGTCTTGCTTTGAGGCAGACTCAAGGGTTTGTGAGGTCTGTGTTCCATTTGATGGAGTTGGTTTTACCGGTTCCTGACTTTTCAACCCTGTCGCGCCGCGCAGATGGCTTGAAACTTTCAAATCCCAAACCGCGAACGAACTCAGAGCCAGTAGAGCTGGTAATCGATAGTACAGGCGTTAAGATCTTTGGTGCCGGAGAATGGCAGGAAACCAAGCATGGAACCAGGATAAAGCGCAGAACTTGGCGCAAACTTCACCTTGGCCTTGATCTGAATACCGGCGAAATCGTATGTTCTGAACTGACCGAAGACAATGTTGGTGATCCAACCGTTGTGCCGGATCTGTTGGATCAGATCGAAGATACAGTTGCCACGTTCCTTGGTGATGGCGCTTATGATGGGGCGCCTGTGAGGCAAGAATTAGCAGACCGTTTTGAAGGTATCGAGGTCATCATTCCACCTCCCAAAACAGCTATCCCCGGCTCACAGGCTACGACCACTCCCACTGCTCGCAACCGGGATATTCTTGCCATTCAAAAGAACGGCAGGATGTCTTGGCAAAAGCAAACCGGATATGGCCGAAGGTCTCGAGGCGAAACTTTGATGGGTCGCTTTAAGCAGGTGATCGGGACCACGCTCCGGTCACGAAAGTTGAACAATCAGAGGACAGAGGCAAAACTTGGAGTCGCCGTTCTCAACACAATGACCGCCCTCGGACGCGCCACGTTCGAGAAGGTTTCTGCATGA
- a CDS encoding ABC transporter ATP-binding protein, translating to MNRYPLSGRLSLLWPFLVANKFLVGGALLAGALKFTIPLIIISLTAEVIDTITSTTVYEPQVVHDILFSTTWVIALVLCISLPSAFFRQYLTDTLVVRAARDLRIQVFTRLLDLPFLKRTQHRAGDLGARLLTDVQQTASLLGEGLIYFWIDLVSIIIVSVFILYEDFLVGGLCLLVLPIYYWSLGYFRQRIRHLSLDVQRDLGCLSAHVQERVQAVQMIQDHGAAAFETHSALQVFDQARRSAQRRSRMKSTSVMVSNFLTQLPSFVVLGVGGIVVAQGYLTVGSFAAITLFVRQIFWPLDNLANFNVKLAAAQGAMDRLLEIQEPESRVQKNEHIADEVLYVKSLTLDQVSASYAGTDGDVLLNVTCRAVLGDWVAVVGESGTGKTTLTRILMRWLPMTQGKILVNDVSIENVTLGAWRNAISYVSQDNILLSGKLIDNIAYARNPPDYDRAWQVCEAACVADFIRSLPCGMDHPVTEFGNTLSAGQVQRLCLARALYRRPQVLVLDEVTANLDETTERKVYAAVRDLMRGGIIISVAHRPAVMSFATHVLRLDRNRHGFHFNQQETRQS from the coding sequence ATGAATAGATACCCGCTTAGTGGACGTCTGAGCCTGCTTTGGCCCTTCCTCGTGGCGAACAAGTTTCTTGTCGGTGGCGCATTACTGGCAGGAGCCCTGAAATTTACCATCCCACTAATCATAATCAGCCTAACAGCCGAAGTCATTGACACGATCACATCTACGACTGTGTACGAACCTCAAGTAGTGCACGATATCCTGTTTTCTACTACGTGGGTAATTGCACTTGTCCTGTGCATCAGTTTACCCTCCGCGTTTTTCCGTCAATATTTGACGGATACGCTGGTGGTGCGCGCCGCCAGAGATCTACGGATCCAGGTCTTTACTCGGTTACTCGATCTTCCCTTCCTAAAACGTACCCAACATCGCGCTGGAGATTTGGGTGCCAGACTGCTAACCGACGTCCAGCAGACCGCTTCACTTTTGGGTGAAGGATTAATCTACTTCTGGATTGACCTAGTTTCAATCATCATAGTCTCTGTCTTTATTCTCTATGAAGACTTCCTAGTTGGTGGTCTTTGTTTGCTGGTACTACCGATCTACTACTGGTCTTTAGGTTACTTCCGTCAAAGGATTCGCCACTTATCGCTGGACGTGCAACGTGACCTGGGCTGCTTGTCTGCGCATGTACAGGAACGGGTACAGGCAGTGCAAATGATACAAGATCATGGTGCCGCCGCTTTCGAAACGCACTCCGCGCTACAAGTTTTCGACCAAGCCCGTCGCTCTGCTCAACGCCGCTCACGCATGAAAAGCACCAGCGTTATGGTTTCGAATTTCCTAACTCAGCTACCTTCCTTTGTGGTTCTAGGCGTCGGTGGGATTGTTGTTGCGCAGGGGTACTTAACCGTCGGATCCTTCGCAGCCATTACACTCTTCGTACGGCAAATTTTCTGGCCACTCGACAACCTCGCTAATTTTAACGTGAAGCTGGCCGCGGCACAAGGTGCGATGGACCGCCTATTAGAAATTCAAGAACCCGAAAGTCGAGTACAAAAAAATGAACATATTGCAGACGAAGTGCTTTATGTGAAGTCACTAACCCTCGACCAAGTTTCAGCAAGCTACGCTGGAACAGATGGAGACGTGTTACTCAACGTCACCTGTCGTGCTGTACTCGGCGACTGGGTTGCGGTCGTTGGTGAAAGTGGCACGGGCAAGACTACGCTAACCCGAATTCTGATGCGCTGGTTGCCAATGACGCAGGGTAAAATTCTGGTCAACGATGTTTCGATCGAAAATGTTACGCTTGGAGCTTGGAGAAATGCGATCAGTTATGTCTCTCAAGACAATATTTTACTCAGTGGTAAACTGATCGACAACATTGCATACGCTAGGAATCCTCCTGACTATGACCGTGCTTGGCAGGTCTGTGAGGCAGCATGCGTCGCAGATTTCATCCGTAGTTTACCCTGCGGAATGGACCATCCGGTGACTGAGTTTGGCAACACCCTTTCCGCCGGACAGGTGCAGCGTCTATGCTTGGCGAGAGCGCTTTACCGGAGGCCTCAAGTGCTAGTACTTGATGAAGTCACCGCCAATTTGGACGAGACTACTGAACGCAAGGTATATGCAGCCGTGCGGGACCTAATGCGTGGTGGAATCATCATCTCTGTAGCTCATCGACCCGCCGTCATGTCATTCGCAACCCATGTCTTGCGGCTAGACAGAAATAGGCACGGGTTCCACTTTAACCAACAAGAAACTCGACAGAGCTAA
- a CDS encoding nucleotidyltransferase family protein, whose product MDQVNKVSLRLLANIPAMLHQEKPTYPVSPKAFRAVAAELFKRRIDSLYFRQFEPQAAQQAFYQLVFDAQRKAFQEVNTAAIAKGCSICAYKGLNYIHNVLDDVPINMMHDIDLVVPVNHVPVIKTILREQGYIQGDLVQETLQILPQSESYLKDYDSNNYELYAFTKLIDVPEAATSNMLQGPVYAVSSDRKIAISFDIHVAPSLDIGPEIIWERAWDAPSLKAQCTDITVQVWLSALRYYNEVALNQRRRNIRELAYITSAISRYTLDWELLQKLTHSYETHPPIWYTFAFLKNTFGLDIPPNILEKLHPQVGNRTFDFGWQYPKLFGLIEQLPQNDLREGMICS is encoded by the coding sequence ATGGACCAGGTCAATAAAGTTTCACTCAGATTGTTGGCTAACATCCCTGCGATGTTGCATCAGGAAAAGCCAACATATCCGGTCTCGCCCAAGGCCTTCCGTGCTGTGGCAGCAGAGCTATTCAAGCGCCGGATTGATAGCCTTTACTTCCGTCAGTTTGAACCACAAGCAGCACAGCAGGCATTTTATCAATTAGTATTCGATGCGCAGCGCAAGGCTTTTCAGGAAGTCAACACAGCGGCCATAGCGAAAGGCTGTTCAATTTGCGCCTACAAAGGACTTAACTATATCCATAATGTTCTGGATGACGTGCCAATCAACATGATGCATGATATCGATTTAGTAGTGCCAGTCAACCATGTTCCCGTTATCAAGACCATCCTGCGCGAACAGGGCTACATCCAAGGCGACTTGGTCCAAGAAACGTTGCAGATCCTCCCCCAATCCGAGTCCTACCTGAAAGACTACGATAGCAACAATTATGAATTATATGCCTTTACTAAGTTAATAGATGTGCCTGAGGCCGCCACCTCCAACATGCTTCAAGGCCCGGTCTACGCCGTTTCATCAGACCGAAAGATAGCAATAAGTTTCGATATCCATGTGGCGCCATCTCTTGACATCGGCCCGGAGATTATCTGGGAACGGGCCTGGGATGCTCCATCTCTTAAAGCCCAATGTACCGATATTACCGTTCAGGTCTGGCTGTCGGCGTTGCGCTACTATAATGAAGTGGCGCTGAACCAGCGTCGACGCAATATTCGAGAATTGGCCTATATTACCTCAGCTATTAGTCGCTATACCCTCGATTGGGAGTTACTGCAAAAGCTGACCCACAGCTATGAAACCCACCCCCCGATCTGGTACACCTTCGCCTTCTTAAAGAATACTTTCGGTCTTGATATTCCGCCAAATATTCTAGAAAAGTTACATCCTCAGGTAGGTAATCGCACCTTCGATTTCGGCTGGCAGTATCCCAAGCTATTTGGTCTAATTGAGCAACTTCCGCAAAACGATCTACGCGAAGGAATGATATGTTCATGA
- a CDS encoding shikimate kinase, producing MKTKYTSSSSEVTHRLRKFSGVVEHFIFLIGPGGVGKTTTGPHLAALLSVPFVDLDDYFCTNVLNIRAFISKYGYEEYVRQNSRCFREIASNSKDEAVVTLSSGFLIIEEAAEVVTANREMVRRLGRTVLLIPSHDQEIAADEVARRQVERGFGLREENERRKFVERLPVYQKLAQYVEISNGDPAEIACRIAQQLRGKMDMT from the coding sequence ATGAAGACGAAGTACACTTCTTCCTCCAGTGAAGTAACGCATAGGCTTCGCAAGTTTTCTGGCGTAGTGGAGCATTTTATCTTTCTGATTGGCCCAGGCGGCGTGGGCAAGACGACTACGGGCCCACACCTAGCTGCCTTGCTTAGTGTGCCCTTCGTGGATCTGGACGACTATTTTTGCACTAATGTCCTAAACATTCGGGCATTCATTTCGAAGTATGGCTACGAGGAATATGTCCGCCAAAACTCCCGTTGTTTCCGGGAGATCGCCTCGAATAGTAAAGACGAGGCTGTTGTCACTCTATCATCGGGTTTCCTGATCATCGAAGAAGCAGCAGAGGTGGTAACCGCCAATCGCGAAATGGTACGTCGTCTGGGCCGGACAGTCCTGCTGATTCCTTCGCACGACCAAGAGATCGCCGCCGACGAAGTAGCCCGGCGTCAGGTGGAACGCGGCTTTGGCTTGCGCGAAGAGAACGAGCGTCGGAAGTTCGTTGAACGGCTACCAGTCTACCAGAAGCTTGCACAGTACGTGGAAATTTCCAACGGAGACCCTGCGGAGATCGCTTGTCGCATTGCACAGCAACTGCGTGGCAAGATGGATATGACCTGA
- a CDS encoding polysaccharide deacetylase family protein, producing MLRFCAKSIPPWSMQLPIPSTRFDSMPRTLTLVYHRILPTQAKDRFALSSNVFTQHLRQLTRFEQATGISTRITFDDGCQGFADTAWPLLKACRREAMQFILPGLVGQAATWIENNPFPLLNWGTLKVLVDDGLRIGSHLMGHTHMKRLSLKALRYEADRSRTILQAQLGIEVQEVAVPYGYCSPDQAHALLDVGYNRVHLVYGPWFNPADYPEEVIPRMEMRGDRRFEHCLNLNQFATLDIGP from the coding sequence ATGTTGAGGTTCTGCGCGAAGTCTATACCGCCATGGTCAATGCAGCTACCAATACCGTCGACAAGGTTTGACTCAATGCCACGGACGCTAACACTCGTATACCATAGGATACTGCCGACACAGGCAAAAGACCGCTTTGCTTTATCGAGCAACGTTTTTACACAGCATCTCAGGCAACTCACGCGATTTGAACAGGCAACTGGTATTAGTACAAGGATCACTTTTGATGACGGCTGCCAGGGTTTTGCTGACACCGCATGGCCCCTTCTCAAAGCCTGCAGGCGCGAAGCCATGCAGTTTATACTTCCAGGTCTCGTAGGCCAGGCAGCCACTTGGATTGAAAATAATCCATTCCCATTGCTTAACTGGGGAACACTAAAAGTACTTGTGGACGATGGACTGCGCATCGGCAGTCACCTGATGGGTCACACGCACATGAAGAGGCTTTCGCTAAAGGCCCTGCGATATGAGGCGGACCGGTCTAGAACTATATTACAGGCACAACTCGGGATCGAGGTGCAGGAGGTTGCTGTACCTTACGGCTATTGCTCGCCGGATCAAGCCCATGCGCTATTGGATGTGGGATACAACAGGGTGCATTTGGTGTATGGCCCTTGGTTCAATCCCGCTGACTATCCAGAAGAAGTGATACCTCGCATGGAAATGCGCGGCGACAGGCGCTTTGAGCACTGCCTCAACCTAAACCAGTTCGCAACCTTGGATATTGGGCCATGA